From the genome of Muricauda sp. SCSIO 64092, one region includes:
- a CDS encoding FecR family protein, translating to MTENDIKGLMEKYQNGTITEAEEKLLEQFDGILLSKNEKVNFKSEIHKARVKQNLSHIIHKRGKTKSIKWLRIAASWALIISFGMVAYNWSHNEVQQEPIAEIVEHTDWGQKLNVTLADGTKVVLNSGSTLCFPERFEGNSREVELIGEAFFDVVKNRDKPFVIRSGDVTTTVLGTSFNINAYPDKEEVAVTLATGKVKIASAASTVFISPNQQGVFNHLNKTLSTFQVEINPYIDWKNGIIHINDATLAETAEVLERWYGVSFVFENEKLKHCHITATYDNQTLATVLESIKHVKKGMAYEYLGDNKILIKGSCND from the coding sequence ATGACGGAAAACGACATTAAAGGATTAATGGAGAAATACCAAAATGGAACAATAACGGAAGCGGAAGAGAAACTCTTGGAGCAATTTGATGGTATTCTTTTATCAAAAAACGAAAAAGTCAATTTCAAAAGTGAGATCCACAAAGCCAGAGTAAAACAAAACCTTTCCCATATCATCCATAAAAGGGGTAAAACGAAATCTATAAAATGGTTGCGGATTGCCGCTTCATGGGCATTGATCATAAGTTTTGGTATGGTGGCCTACAATTGGTCACATAACGAGGTCCAACAAGAACCCATTGCTGAAATTGTAGAGCATACGGATTGGGGCCAAAAACTGAATGTGACCTTGGCCGATGGAACCAAAGTTGTTTTGAATTCAGGAAGTACCTTGTGTTTTCCAGAACGTTTTGAGGGGAATTCCCGAGAAGTTGAACTTATAGGCGAAGCTTTTTTTGATGTGGTCAAAAACCGGGACAAGCCTTTTGTGATAAGATCGGGGGATGTAACCACCACTGTATTGGGAACATCCTTTAACATCAATGCGTATCCCGATAAAGAGGAAGTGGCTGTCACCTTGGCCACGGGAAAAGTAAAGATTGCCTCTGCAGCTAGTACCGTCTTTATTAGTCCAAACCAACAGGGCGTTTTTAACCATTTGAATAAAACCCTGAGCACTTTTCAAGTAGAAATAAATCCCTATATCGATTGGAAAAATGGAATTATCCATATCAACGATGCTACTCTGGCCGAGACTGCTGAGGTTCTTGAACGATGGTATGGTGTCAGCTTCGTTTTTGAAAATGAAAAACTAAAACACTGCCATATCACGGCGACCTATGACAATCAAACCTTGGCCACGGTATTGGAAAGTATTAAGCATGTTAAAAAGGGCATGGCATACGAATATCTGGGGGACAATAAGATTCTGATCAAAGGAAGTTGTAACGATTAA
- a CDS encoding sigma-70 family RNA polymerase sigma factor has translation MEDNAKVAVGFLAEGIKNSDGKSFNALIDLLWEPMMGYAASMLMDDHRAKDLVQDVWADYWQRKQELDVHDIKAYLYKAIRYRCYNYFRDRKFNETQIEAAHSIFIAPDVEQHEDSIELSRRINGTIESLPKRCQEVFKLSRINNFSNGEIAKKLNISQRSVENQISLALRKLRKDLTIVRFFSFL, from the coding sequence ATGGAAGATAATGCTAAGGTTGCCGTAGGATTTTTGGCTGAGGGGATTAAAAACTCGGACGGGAAATCATTTAACGCCCTAATTGACCTATTATGGGAGCCAATGATGGGTTATGCCGCATCAATGCTTATGGATGACCACAGAGCTAAGGATTTGGTCCAGGATGTATGGGCGGATTATTGGCAACGAAAACAGGAATTGGATGTCCATGATATTAAGGCCTATCTCTATAAAGCCATACGCTATCGTTGCTACAATTATTTTCGGGACAGAAAATTTAATGAAACCCAGATTGAAGCGGCCCACTCGATTTTCATTGCCCCGGATGTAGAGCAACATGAAGATAGCATCGAGTTGTCCAGACGAATAAATGGTACCATCGAAAGCTTACCAAAAAGATGCCAGGAGGTGTTTAAATTAAGCCGTATCAATAATTTCAGCAATGGAGAGATTGCCAAGAAACTCAATATTTCACAGCGTTCCGTTGAAAACCAAATATCCTTGGCACTTCGCAAGCTTCGAAAGGACTTGACCATAGTGAGGTTTTTTTCTTTCCTATAG
- a CDS encoding HEPN domain-containing protein produces MHVNQSKIKFEQADQYLEAAQSELYRPVEDVVPYMVCRSARHAISHYLQGYLLQHGIEPTEGASLKTLLEKCRTIESTFDSLDLSPITFNRDDEYSAEFHEMKNCIELATVVKQLVRKTGPVSETNP; encoded by the coding sequence ATGCACGTAAATCAAAGTAAAATCAAATTCGAGCAAGCCGACCAATACCTTGAAGCTGCCCAAAGCGAATTGTACCGCCCCGTTGAAGATGTTGTTCCTTATATGGTATGTAGAAGCGCTCGCCATGCCATATCCCATTATTTACAGGGGTATCTGTTACAACACGGCATTGAACCCACCGAAGGGGCTTCCCTAAAGACCTTACTGGAAAAATGCCGAACAATCGAGAGTACGTTCGATAGTCTCGATTTGAGTCCTATAACATTTAACAGGGATGATGAATACAGTGCAGAATTCCACGAGATGAAAAACTGTATTGAATTAGCCACCGTTGTAAAACAATTGGTTCGTAAAACAGGCCCTGTCAGTGAAACAAATCCATGA
- a CDS encoding 2-oxoacid:acceptor oxidoreductase family protein, translating to MSKSVLQKIAQPKKSTTTKGTKSSKHKYPGKPVAMDGNSAAIMCERESTDAAGAYPITPSTQMGEFWADAAAKGHLNISDKPLIFIEPEGEHAAAAVTAGLSMTGLRASNFSSGQGIAYMHESLYAAVGKRLTYVLNIGSRAMTKSTLNVHAGHDDYHAVDDTGFFQMFAKKAQHVADLNIIAHRIAELALTPGIIAQDGFLTTHLIESFLLPERELIKEYLGRPDDIIETPTPAQRIIYGETRRRIPELWDVDNPVMAGIVQNQDSYMQSVAAQRPFFFDHIQELTDRAFEEYYELTGRRYQRVMTYRADDADYLILGQGSLVPSAEVVVDYLRETRGIKVGVVDLVMFRPFPADLLGKIVKGKKAVTILERLDQPLAVDSPITREIRSVLNKCVENGINKKQHPYPELTSYTLSDMPAIYSGSFGLGSRDLQPEGLIGAVENMLPDGKHKKKFYLSIDFIRETPHSPKQKAYQETIVESYPQVKDLAIRGSENPNLMPKDAITVRFHSVGGWGAITTGKNMAMTLYELLGYHIKANPKYGSEKKGQPTTYYLAAAPEPIRVNCEYFFVDVVLSPDPNVFKHTNALAGLKKGGSFIIQSDKKTPDEVWAEIPERYQKVIIDKEISLFYIDGFKIAREEATDPELQLRMQGIAFQGAFFSASPLLEKSGLSDEKLLKAIEDQLQQKFGSKGQRVVDDNMRVVKRGFDEVHEITNKVLGAGHQDKAGSNGQAVPTIPSMMKRIPQSESQLSDIHRFWEQTGNFYLRGMGNDNLTDPFIGLSVMPAVSSVFRDMTGIRFEHPEWVPNNCTACGDCYTVCPDTAIPGLVSEVSDVFDTIVKRVKRNHGKLEHLPRAVRKMEGHVRQLFSASKNGATVNDFIQHAIDMTIDEYDGGSELTKEFDWFKEELGEFNFALTRPYFDLHEKKQENSGGLFSITINPNTCKGCMECVAVCDDEALITVPQTEGSIAKLNKEWDLWMDLPNTPQKFNRVDDLEEKIGPLETILLNKDAYLNFASGDGACLGCSEKSVVHLFIATVESLMQPRIEKHMAYLEELTDKLEKHIQVKLMNPVDLTDSDTMSKIVSEMQNSDLTMAEITRRLESEHGGEPIDQEWLRNVTQLLAKLKKLKWKYTNGTTGKGRSNMGMLNSTGCTSVWGSTWPFNPYPFPWANHLFQDSPSMAMGVFEGHMSKMAEGFKAIRMAELELEGKYDATEHDDFFTYFTWQQFTDEEWLLCPPVVALGGDGAMYDIGFQNLSRLMASGKPIKVIIVDTQVYSNTGGQACTSGFIGQVSDMAEYGKVWKGKSEPRKEIGLIAMAHRNTYVLQATLANTSQMIEGFIDGLMTKRPALFNLYTTCQPEHGVGDDMGVHQAKLAVESRAYPIFKYNPDHGIKAKEAFDLSGNPAMDRLWPTYGLKYLEYGQERTMELPMTFADFALTEARFRKHFRKVPRSAWNENMVLLADFLELEESEREGKFPFIWAVDRNQKLNRVLVAKPIVESCEERRDFWLMLRDLAGVEMEKPQEEDLEGRIRSEVVGNIAQGLMQLAGGNGESIVKMAMGQPTPTDVTVEEAASSRDYLAPWLETEECTSCDECIKLNPNIFAYNENNKAYIKNAKAGPYEDLVKAAEKCTAGVIHPGLPAERSAKDIEKWISRAEKFN from the coding sequence ATGAGCAAGTCAGTATTGCAGAAAATAGCCCAGCCCAAAAAATCAACAACAACCAAAGGCACCAAATCCTCCAAGCACAAATACCCCGGTAAACCCGTTGCCATGGATGGAAATTCGGCCGCGATCATGTGTGAACGTGAATCCACGGATGCCGCTGGTGCCTATCCTATCACACCTTCGACCCAGATGGGGGAATTTTGGGCCGATGCCGCTGCCAAGGGACATCTGAATATTTCGGACAAACCTTTGATATTCATTGAACCGGAAGGTGAGCATGCCGCGGCGGCAGTAACCGCAGGCTTGTCGATGACCGGTTTACGTGCATCCAACTTTTCATCCGGTCAGGGCATCGCTTATATGCACGAATCGCTCTATGCAGCCGTAGGAAAACGCCTGACCTATGTTTTGAATATTGGCTCACGGGCCATGACCAAATCGACCTTGAACGTACATGCGGGGCATGATGATTACCATGCTGTGGACGACACCGGTTTTTTCCAAATGTTTGCGAAAAAGGCACAGCATGTTGCCGACCTCAATATTATTGCGCATCGCATTGCAGAATTGGCACTTACCCCCGGTATTATTGCCCAGGACGGTTTTTTGACAACGCATTTGATCGAATCATTTCTTTTACCAGAGCGGGAATTGATCAAAGAATATTTGGGAAGACCTGATGATATCATCGAAACGCCAACACCTGCCCAGCGTATTATTTACGGTGAAACACGTCGTCGCATTCCGGAATTGTGGGATGTCGATAACCCCGTAATGGCTGGTATTGTGCAGAACCAGGATTCCTATATGCAGAGCGTGGCCGCGCAACGCCCATTTTTCTTCGACCATATCCAGGAATTGACAGACCGGGCATTTGAAGAATATTACGAACTCACGGGCAGGCGGTATCAACGGGTGATGACCTACAGGGCAGATGACGCCGACTACCTGATTTTAGGTCAGGGAAGCTTAGTGCCCAGTGCGGAGGTGGTTGTGGATTACCTGAGGGAAACACGGGGAATAAAAGTAGGGGTGGTGGACCTGGTGATGTTCCGTCCCTTCCCCGCAGATCTACTCGGAAAAATAGTAAAAGGCAAAAAAGCGGTCACCATATTGGAACGTCTGGATCAGCCATTGGCCGTTGATTCTCCAATTACGCGTGAAATCCGGTCCGTTTTGAACAAATGTGTCGAAAATGGCATCAACAAAAAACAGCATCCCTATCCTGAATTGACTTCGTATACCCTATCCGATATGCCCGCTATTTATTCGGGTTCATTTGGTTTGGGAAGTCGCGACCTGCAACCCGAAGGGCTCATCGGAGCCGTGGAAAATATGTTACCGGATGGAAAACATAAAAAAAAGTTTTACCTGTCCATCGATTTTATCCGAGAAACCCCGCACTCCCCAAAACAAAAGGCCTATCAGGAAACCATAGTGGAATCCTATCCGCAGGTTAAGGATTTGGCCATTCGAGGTTCGGAAAACCCAAACCTCATGCCAAAGGATGCCATCACCGTCCGTTTCCATTCCGTTGGGGGTTGGGGAGCAATAACCACGGGTAAGAATATGGCGATGACCTTGTATGAGCTACTGGGGTATCACATTAAAGCGAATCCAAAATACGGTTCTGAAAAAAAAGGACAGCCAACCACCTACTATCTCGCAGCAGCTCCCGAACCTATTCGAGTCAATTGCGAATACTTCTTTGTCGATGTTGTTTTATCTCCCGACCCCAATGTATTTAAACATACCAACGCACTGGCGGGACTAAAAAAAGGAGGTAGTTTCATCATTCAAAGCGATAAGAAAACACCGGATGAGGTGTGGGCAGAGATTCCAGAACGCTATCAAAAGGTAATTATCGATAAGGAGATTTCCTTATTTTATATTGATGGATTTAAAATTGCTAGAGAGGAAGCCACCGATCCCGAACTACAGTTACGCATGCAGGGAATTGCCTTTCAGGGCGCCTTTTTCTCAGCTTCCCCACTTCTGGAAAAATCCGGATTATCAGACGAAAAATTGTTAAAAGCGATAGAGGACCAATTACAGCAGAAATTCGGATCCAAGGGGCAACGTGTTGTTGATGATAATATGCGCGTGGTAAAACGTGGTTTTGATGAAGTACATGAAATTACCAATAAGGTATTGGGTGCTGGACACCAGGACAAGGCAGGCAGTAATGGCCAGGCCGTCCCAACCATTCCAAGTATGATGAAAAGGATTCCACAGAGTGAATCACAGCTTAGTGACATTCATCGTTTTTGGGAACAAACCGGTAATTTCTATTTAAGGGGCATGGGAAATGATAATCTTACCGACCCCTTCATAGGCCTGAGTGTAATGCCTGCCGTTTCATCGGTATTCCGCGATATGACGGGAATACGCTTTGAACACCCGGAATGGGTTCCCAATAACTGTACGGCCTGTGGGGACTGTTATACCGTTTGTCCGGATACGGCCATACCTGGACTTGTAAGTGAAGTATCCGACGTTTTCGATACCATTGTGAAACGCGTTAAAAGGAATCACGGAAAACTTGAGCATTTGCCCAGGGCCGTCCGCAAAATGGAAGGCCATGTGAGACAACTGTTTTCCGCCTCAAAAAATGGAGCGACGGTCAATGATTTTATTCAGCATGCGATTGATATGACCATTGACGAGTACGATGGTGGTAGCGAACTGACCAAGGAGTTTGATTGGTTCAAAGAAGAATTGGGTGAATTTAACTTCGCCCTGACCAGACCCTATTTTGATTTGCATGAGAAAAAACAGGAAAACAGTGGAGGTTTATTCAGCATCACCATTAACCCGAATACCTGTAAAGGTTGTATGGAATGTGTTGCAGTTTGCGACGATGAAGCGCTCATTACGGTACCCCAGACGGAAGGTTCCATTGCCAAACTCAACAAAGAGTGGGATTTGTGGATGGACCTACCAAATACACCGCAAAAATTCAATCGTGTCGATGATCTTGAAGAGAAAATCGGGCCATTGGAAACCATTTTATTGAATAAGGATGCGTATCTGAATTTTGCCAGTGGTGATGGAGCCTGTTTGGGTTGCTCCGAGAAATCCGTAGTGCATTTGTTCATTGCCACAGTGGAGTCGCTCATGCAGCCACGTATTGAAAAACACATGGCATATCTAGAGGAATTGACGGACAAACTGGAAAAACATATCCAGGTGAAGTTGATGAACCCTGTGGATTTGACGGATTCGGATACCATGTCCAAAATTGTCTCGGAAATGCAGAACTCCGATCTGACCATGGCAGAAATTACCCGAAGGTTGGAATCCGAACATGGGGGGGAACCCATTGATCAGGAATGGCTCCGCAATGTGACCCAACTCCTGGCCAAATTGAAGAAACTGAAATGGAAGTACACCAATGGTACTACAGGTAAAGGTCGCTCCAATATGGGGATGCTCAACTCAACGGGATGTACCTCCGTTTGGGGCAGTACCTGGCCCTTTAACCCGTATCCATTCCCATGGGCCAACCATTTGTTCCAGGATTCCCCCTCTATGGCCATGGGCGTTTTTGAAGGGCATATGTCCAAAATGGCCGAGGGCTTTAAGGCCATACGCATGGCGGAATTGGAGCTTGAGGGAAAATACGATGCAACCGAACATGACGATTTCTTCACCTATTTCACCTGGCAACAGTTTACTGATGAAGAATGGTTGCTTTGCCCACCAGTGGTAGCACTGGGTGGGGATGGTGCCATGTACGATATCGGTTTCCAAAACCTCTCCCGCTTAATGGCCTCGGGAAAACCCATAAAGGTGATTATTGTGGATACCCAGGTATACTCCAATACAGGAGGTCAGGCCTGCACTTCCGGATTTATTGGTCAGGTTTCGGACATGGCCGAATACGGAAAGGTCTGGAAGGGAAAAAGTGAACCCAGAAAGGAAATCGGTCTTATTGCCATGGCACACAGAAATACCTATGTCCTGCAAGCAACACTGGCCAATACAAGCCAAATGATCGAAGGTTTCATTGATGGCCTAATGACCAAGCGGCCGGCTCTTTTTAATCTCTATACTACCTGCCAACCAGAACACGGTGTAGGGGACGATATGGGGGTGCATCAGGCAAAACTTGCCGTAGAATCAAGGGCATACCCTATATTCAAATACAATCCCGATCATGGAATAAAAGCTAAGGAAGCCTTTGATCTGTCCGGCAATCCGGCCATGGATCGGCTATGGCCAACCTATGGCTTGAAATATCTTGAATATGGACAGGAACGTACCATGGAATTACCGATGACCTTTGCGGACTTTGCCCTCACGGAAGCTCGATTTAGAAAACACTTTAGAAAAGTTCCCCGTAGTGCCTGGAATGAGAATATGGTGCTGCTGGCAGACTTTTTGGAATTGGAGGAAAGCGAGCGGGAAGGTAAGTTCCCTTTTATCTGGGCCGTGGACAGAAATCAAAAACTCAATCGGGTATTGGTAGCGAAACCAATTGTGGAGTCTTGCGAAGAACGACGGGACTTCTGGTTGATGTTGCGTGACCTCGCCGGAGTGGAAATGGAAAAACCCCAGGAAGAGGACCTGGAAGGTAGAATACGAAGCGAAGTGGTAGGAAATATTGCCCAAGGTCTGATGCAACTTGCCGGTGGCAATGGGGAAAGCATTGTGAAAATGGCCATGGGACAACCTACCCCAACGGATGTGACGGTCGAGGAAGCGGCATCAAGTAGGGACTATTTGGCCCCATGGTTGGAAACGGAGGAATGTACTTCATGTGACGAGTGCATAAAGCTCAACCCGAATATTTTTGCTTACAACGAAAACAACAAGGCATACATCAAAAATGCGAAGGCAGGACCTTATGAAGACCTGGTAAAAGCAGCCGAAAAATGTACCGCGGGTGTCATCCATCCGGGATTGCCCGCAGAACGATCGGCAAAGGACATTGAAAAATGGATAAGTAGAGCTGAAAAGTTCAATTAG
- the rsxC gene encoding electron transport complex subunit RsxC — translation MGFFNFYKDTFKHGIHPPESKDETNALPIRQFPFAPVIILPMAQHIGAPSEIIVREGQEVHRGELLAKAGGYVSVPMHAPVSGIIRKIGNVPTISGKMSPGIFLEAFPSSTQEVLEGKPIDPDTATPEEILQGIQDAGIVGLGGAAFPTHVKLKIPEGKKCETLILNGIECEPYLTTDHRVMLEQEKDIFKGIHYLLKATGAQNAIIGIEANKQDAADHLAKHLPKELPVSIKVLPVKYPQGAEKMLITSLLQKEVPSKSFPIEVGVVVVNVATAAEIGRLLPHGRGIQERVITITGPGVKKKGNYLIPIGTPLRFVLEHVGVEEEISEVYMGGPMMGVAVSNLDISIVKGTSGILVFTRKDVNRSSKTYPCIKCGACVDACPILLNPSKLGILAKFEAYDEMASDYHLMDCFECGSCTYVCPSHIPLVQYFRLAKRVVRKREAEKKEESHA, via the coding sequence ATGGGATTTTTCAACTTTTATAAGGATACGTTCAAACATGGTATTCACCCCCCGGAAAGCAAGGATGAAACCAATGCCCTTCCCATCCGGCAATTTCCCTTTGCTCCTGTCATTATTCTGCCCATGGCGCAACACATCGGTGCGCCGTCCGAAATTATAGTTCGCGAAGGGCAGGAAGTACACAGGGGGGAACTGTTGGCCAAGGCAGGCGGTTATGTTTCCGTACCCATGCATGCTCCGGTCTCCGGGATTATTCGAAAAATTGGAAATGTTCCGACCATTTCCGGTAAAATGTCCCCCGGTATTTTCCTTGAGGCATTTCCCTCTTCAACCCAAGAAGTGCTTGAAGGAAAACCGATCGATCCGGATACGGCCACTCCAGAAGAAATCCTGCAGGGAATTCAAGATGCCGGAATTGTAGGGCTGGGTGGAGCGGCATTTCCTACCCATGTAAAGTTGAAAATTCCGGAAGGGAAAAAATGCGAAACCTTAATTCTAAATGGAATTGAATGCGAACCCTATCTGACCACGGACCACCGTGTGATGTTGGAACAGGAAAAGGACATTTTTAAGGGAATTCATTATTTATTGAAAGCTACCGGAGCTCAAAACGCAATCATCGGTATAGAAGCGAACAAACAAGACGCCGCCGATCACTTGGCAAAACACCTTCCAAAAGAATTACCGGTGTCCATAAAGGTGCTTCCCGTAAAATACCCACAGGGGGCCGAGAAAATGTTGATCACCTCCCTCCTTCAAAAAGAAGTTCCATCAAAAAGCTTTCCCATTGAAGTAGGCGTGGTTGTCGTGAATGTTGCGACTGCGGCGGAGATTGGACGATTACTGCCCCATGGTCGTGGAATCCAGGAACGTGTGATCACCATTACCGGGCCCGGTGTCAAAAAGAAAGGAAATTATCTGATCCCGATAGGTACGCCCCTGCGTTTTGTATTGGAACACGTGGGTGTGGAGGAAGAAATTAGCGAGGTGTATATGGGCGGACCGATGATGGGCGTTGCGGTTTCCAACCTTGATATTTCCATTGTAAAGGGTACCTCGGGCATTTTGGTGTTTACAAGGAAAGATGTGAACAGATCATCCAAAACATATCCCTGTATCAAATGTGGGGCTTGTGTGGATGCCTGTCCAATTTTATTGAATCCATCCAAGCTAGGTATCCTGGCAAAATTTGAGGCTTACGATGAAATGGCTTCGGATTATCATTTGATGGATTGTTTTGAGTGCGGATCCTGCACCTATGTATGCCCATCGCATATTCCATTGGTGCAGTATTTCCGTTTGGCAAAAAGAGTGGTCCGAAAGCGGGAAGCCGAAAAAAAAGAGGAAAGCCATGCTTAA
- a CDS encoding RnfABCDGE type electron transport complex subunit D — MLKKTLDISSSPHIYKGRSTDDIMKNVVWALLPVVLFASYSFGLNALLVIFTATLACVLTEHFLCKLSKKETTVNDYSAVITGLLLGLTLPPSFPLWMAFVGGIIGIALGKYIFGGLGYNVFNPALVARAVLQAAFPVAITTWHPAFLPDRFTNISGSIFTWPFMQPQFDAVSGATPLSAFKFDGITASTAELAFGQISGSTGETCAVIIALGGLYLIAQNMMSWRIPVAVLLSAFVLSGALYLMDSALYPSPFFMLFSGGLMLGAVFMATDMVSSPITPVGLWVYGGIIGILTIVIRIWSGLPEGVMYSILLANAISPHIDTLVKHRVYGTTKKMKTT, encoded by the coding sequence ATGCTTAAAAAAACTTTGGATATCAGCTCATCGCCTCACATCTATAAGGGGCGAAGTACGGATGACATTATGAAAAATGTGGTTTGGGCGTTGCTACCCGTAGTTCTTTTCGCTAGCTATTCCTTTGGGTTGAACGCACTATTGGTCATTTTTACGGCTACACTTGCCTGTGTATTGACGGAGCATTTTTTGTGTAAACTTTCAAAAAAAGAAACCACTGTCAATGATTATTCTGCTGTAATCACCGGGTTATTACTGGGCCTGACCTTACCTCCCAGTTTTCCATTATGGATGGCTTTTGTAGGTGGCATAATTGGTATTGCCCTTGGCAAATACATATTCGGTGGATTGGGGTACAATGTATTCAACCCGGCGCTTGTGGCCAGGGCGGTTTTACAGGCAGCCTTCCCGGTTGCCATTACTACCTGGCATCCCGCTTTTCTACCCGATCGTTTTACCAACATTTCCGGGTCAATTTTTACCTGGCCCTTTATGCAACCCCAGTTTGATGCCGTTTCCGGGGCAACCCCACTATCGGCTTTTAAGTTTGATGGAATTACGGCATCTACGGCAGAATTGGCTTTTGGCCAGATAAGTGGCTCAACAGGCGAAACCTGTGCGGTCATCATTGCCTTGGGAGGTCTGTATTTAATTGCCCAAAATATGATGAGTTGGAGAATTCCGGTCGCTGTCCTATTGAGCGCATTTGTATTGAGTGGCGCCCTTTACCTCATGGATAGTGCATTGTATCCTTCGCCCTTCTTTATGTTGTTTTCCGGCGGACTGATGCTCGGAGCGGTTTTTATGGCTACGGATATGGTGTCTTCCCCCATTACGCCTGTCGGTTTGTGGGTCTACGGTGGCATTATAGGTATTTTAACCATTGTCATCCGCATTTGGAGTGGTTTACCGGAAGGTGTGATGTACTCTATTTTGTTGGCCAATGCAATTTCGCCCCATATCGATACCCTTGTTAAACATCGGGTATACGGAACAACCAAAAAAATGAAAACCACATGA
- a CDS encoding FMN-binding protein, whose product MSNAANIKMQKPSGSLKMLRAMLAIGMISALLIVMAFELTLPRVQRLKAEALEKAIFKVLPGTVHTEAFGIGTNGALFKIENGEKPEMTCYAGYDENEKLVGYAVEAAGQGYADVIRILYGYDPKAQVLIGFQVLESKETPGLGDKIEKEQRFLDNFRALDVSLTNEGTLKNTVITVKQGEKQNPWEIDGITGATITSRAIGTIIGASTTEVIPILYTNSSQKDQTVPNQKPRESNE is encoded by the coding sequence ATGAGCAACGCTGCCAACATAAAAATGCAAAAACCTTCAGGTAGCCTAAAGATGTTACGGGCAATGTTGGCTATTGGGATGATAAGCGCCCTGCTGATCGTAATGGCTTTTGAATTGACCCTGCCACGCGTACAGCGACTAAAGGCCGAAGCTTTGGAAAAGGCCATTTTTAAAGTGCTACCGGGAACTGTTCACACCGAAGCTTTCGGTATTGGTACAAACGGGGCGTTGTTTAAAATAGAAAATGGTGAAAAACCTGAAATGACCTGTTATGCAGGATACGATGAAAACGAAAAACTGGTGGGATATGCAGTTGAAGCTGCGGGCCAGGGTTATGCGGATGTCATTAGAATACTGTATGGCTACGACCCCAAAGCGCAAGTACTGATCGGGTTTCAAGTTTTGGAAAGCAAGGAAACCCCGGGGCTCGGGGATAAAATTGAAAAGGAGCAGCGATTTCTTGACAATTTTAGGGCACTGGATGTAAGCCTGACCAACGAGGGAACCCTAAAGAACACGGTAATAACGGTGAAGCAAGGGGAGAAACAAAACCCCTGGGAAATAGATGGAATTACGGGAGCCACGATTACGTCCAGGGCCATTGGAACCATTATTGGTGCCAGTACAACGGAAGTGATTCCCATTCTATATACTAATTCCAGCCAAAAAGACCAAACTGTGCCCAATCAAAAACCAAGGGAAAGCAATGAGTAA
- the rsxE gene encoding electron transport complex subunit RsxE, with the protein MSKENSISGQKATTTDEFIKGLWRDNPVFVQVLGMCPVLAVSNTAENALAMGLATAFVLLMSNILVSLLRNFVPKQVRIASYILIIATFVTVTDYAIQAISVELYKSLGAFISLIVVNCLILSRAEAFASKNTVWKSILDALGMGVGFTFALFCLGAVREILGNGSIFNFVIFPEGFQNWIVMILPAGGFFTLAAWLLIINKIQTRKAKT; encoded by the coding sequence ATGAGTAAGGAGAATTCCATATCAGGTCAAAAGGCCACTACCACCGATGAATTCATCAAAGGATTGTGGCGGGACAATCCGGTATTTGTGCAGGTACTGGGCATGTGTCCGGTACTCGCCGTTTCAAATACAGCGGAAAACGCACTTGCCATGGGTTTGGCCACGGCTTTTGTCCTGTTAATGTCCAATATCCTGGTATCCCTACTTCGGAATTTTGTTCCCAAACAAGTGCGTATTGCCTCCTACATTCTCATCATCGCCACCTTTGTTACCGTTACCGATTATGCCATCCAGGCCATTAGTGTAGAGTTGTACAAAAGCCTGGGTGCCTTCATCTCGCTCATTGTGGTAAACTGTTTGATCTTGAGTCGGGCGGAGGCATTTGCCTCGAAAAATACGGTCTGGAAATCCATTCTTGATGCCCTGGGGATGGGAGTGGGATTTACGTTCGCCCTTTTTTGCCTGGGAGCCGTAAGGGAAATTCTTGGGAATGGATCAATTTTCAATTTCGTCATTTTTCCCGAAGGCTTTCAGAATTGGATTGTAATGATATTGCCGGCCGGTGGTTTTTTTACCCTTGCCGCCTGGCTACTCATAATTAATAAAATACAAACACGAAAAGCAAAAACATGA